In Erigeron canadensis isolate Cc75 chromosome 7, C_canadensis_v1, whole genome shotgun sequence, one DNA window encodes the following:
- the LOC122607579 gene encoding regulatory-associated protein of TOR 1 isoform X2, whose amino-acid sequence MKLMALGDLMESRFSQHSHSHAHISSVYRTSSIDSSQYNVNVNVVQDVIVDADRDRERDRDRDSSSESVVGVQRREDSETVVSSNISYGNVNGNGIAATTSMAYLPQNIVLSELRHDAFEACTPSGPAESGLVSKWRPKDRMKTGCVALVLCLNISVDPPDVIKISPCARMECWIDPFSMAPQKALDTIGKTLSFQYERWQPKAKYKTQLDPTVEEVKKLCTTCRKYAKSERVLFHYNGHGVPKPTANGEIWFFNRSYTQYIPLPISDLDSWLKTPSIYVFDCSAAGMIVNAFIELQDWNLASSSGSSPRDCILLAACEAHETLPQSHEFPADVFTSCLTTPIKIALRWFCTRSLLHESLDYSLIDRIPGRQTDRKTLLGELNWIFTAVTDTIAWNVLPHDLFQRLFRQDLLVASLFRNFLLAERIMRSANCSPVSYPMLPPTHQHHMWDAWDMAAEICLSQLPSLLEDPNAEFQPSPFFTEQLTAFEVWLDHGSEHKKPPEQLPIVLQVLLSQCHRFRALVLLGRFLDMGPWAVDLALSVGIFPYVLKLLQTTTPELRQILVFIWTKILALDKSCQVDLVKDGGHTYFIRFLDSVEAYPEQRAMAAFVLTVIVDGHRKGQEACIEANLIHVCLRHLQGGSAPNDTQTEPLFLQWLCLCLGKLWEDFTEAQIIGLQANAPTIFSLLLSEPQPEVRASAVFALGTLLDVGFDSSRDVGDDERDDDEKVGAEISIVKSLLNVVSDGSPLVRAELAVALSRFAFGHNRHLKSIAAAYWKPQSNSVLSSLPSFTVRSSVSGYNTPNQYSQIGPLSRVGVDSQPASRDGRVSSSSPLATSGIMHGSPLSDDSSQHSDTGLLNDCVTNGVVNHTKPRQLDNALYSQCVSAMCTLAKDPSPRISGLGRRVLSIIGIEQVVTKPAKPNSGGSRVGESSAAANSFAGLARSSSWFDMNGGHLPLTFRTPPVSPPRPSYLTGLGMRRVCSLEFRPHLMDSGLADPLLGCPGGSGSSERSFLPQSTIYNWSCSHFSKPLLTATDGTEEVQARREDREKFALEHITKCQHSSGSSLHNPIARWDTKFETGARTALLQPFSPLVVAADEGECIRVWNYEEATLLNSFNNHDNPDKGISKLCLVNELDESLLLVGSSDGSVRIWKDYTSKGKEKLVTAFSAIHGHRPGVRSVSAVVDWQQQSGYMYASGEISSTMVWDLDKEQLLSSIPLASDCSISALAASQVHGGQYAAGFVDGSVRLYDIRTPDGLVCVTRPHTHRVDRVGGIERVVGIGFQPGLEPAKIVSASQAGDIQFFDIRNQSDAYLTIEAHRGSLTALAIHRHAPLIASGSAKQLIKVFNLEGDQLGTIRYSPTFMAQKIGSVSCLAFHPYQILLAAGAADACVSIYADEILPPR is encoded by the exons ATGAAATTGATGGCATTAGGAGATTTAATGGAATCTAGGTTTTCGCAACATTCGCATTCTCATGCTCATATAAGTAGTGTGTATCGGACGAGTTCGATTGATTCGTCGCAGTataatgttaatgttaatgttgTTCAAGATGTAATTGTGGATGCTGATAGGGATAGAGAAAGGGATAGAGATAGGGATAGTAGTTCGGAATCGGTTGTTGGAGTGCAACGAAGGGAAGATTCCGAGACGGTTGTTAGTAGTAATATTAGTTATGGAAATGTGAATGGGAATGGGATTGCAGCTACAACAAGTATGGCTTATTTGCCTCAAAATATTGTTTTGTCTGAGCTTAGACATGATGCTTTTGAAGCTTGTACTCCTTCGGGTCCTGCTGAAAGTGGGTTGGTTTCGAAATGGCGACCTAAAGATCGG ATGAAAACAGGATGTGTTGCTCTAGTTTTATGTTTGAATATCAGTGTGGACCCACCTGATGTTATAAAGATCTCACCTTGTGCCAGAATGGAGTGCTGGATAG ATCCATTCTCTATGGCCCCACAAAAAGCACTTGATACAATTGGGAAAACATTGAGTTTTCAGTATGAAAGGTGGCAACCCAAG GCCAAATACAAGACGCAGTTAGATCCAACTGTGGAAGAAGTGAAGAAACTGTGTACTACATGTCGCAAGTATGCCAAATCTGAAAGAGTTTTATTCCATTACAATGGTCATGGCGTACCTAAGCCAACTGCCAATGGTGAAATTTGGTTTTTTAACAGG AGTTATACACAGTATATTCCTTTGCCTATCAGCGACCTTGACTCATGGTTGAAGACTCCatccatatatgtgtttgaTTGCTCTGCTGCTGGGATGATTGTTAATGCTTTTATAGAG CTCCAGGATTGGAACCTCGCAAGCTCTTCTGGAAGTTCACCACGAGACTGTATTCTTCTTGCAGCTTGTGAGGCTCATGAGACCCTTCCACAAAGTCACGAGTTTCCTGCTGATGTGTTTACTTCATGTCTCACGACTCCTATCAAGATCGCATTGAGATG GTTCTGCACCCGTTCGTTACTACACGAGTCACTTGATTACTCGCTTATAGACCGAATACCTGGCCGTCAAACTGACCGTAAGACACTTCTTGGTGAGCTGAACTGGATTTTTACTGCCGTTACAGACACAATTGCCTGGAATGTTCTTCCACATG ATTTATTTCAAAGATTATTCAGGCAAGATCTGTTGGTCGCTAGTTTGTTTCGGAACTTTTTACTTGCAGAAAGAATTATGCGTTCTGCAAATTGTTCACCTGTATCTTATCCAATGCTGCCTCCAACTCATCAACACCATATGTG GGATGCATGGGACATGGCAGCTGAAATCTGCCTTTCCCAGCTCCCATCGTTGCTTGAGGATCCTAATGCGGAATTTCAG CCAAGTCCGTTTTTCACGGAACAATTAACCGCATTTGAGGTGTGGCTAGATCATGGGTCTGAACACAAGAAACCACCTGAACAGTTGCCTATTGTTCTTCAG GTTTTACTCAGTCAATGCCATAGGTTTCGTGCTCTTGTGCTTCTTGGAAGATTTCTTGATATGGGTCCATGGGCTGTTGATTTG GCTTTGTCGGTTGGAATATTTCCATATGTCCTGAAGCTATTACAAACAACTACACCTGAACTTCGACAAATTCTTGTGTTTATCTGGACAAAGATCCTAGCGCTTGATAAG TCATGCCAGGTGGATCTGGTGAAGGATGGTGGCCACACATATTTTATCAGGTTTTTGGATAGTGTGGAAGCATACCCTGAACAACGGGCTATGGCTGCATTTGTTTTGACTGTCATTGTGGATGGACATCGAAAGGGTCAAGAAGCGTGTATTGAAGCTAACTTAATCCATGTGTGCTTGAGACATCTTCAAGGCGGTTCAGCCCCGAATGACACACAAACTGAGCCACTGTTTTTACAGTGGTTATGTCTTTGTCTGGGAAAGCTGTGGGAAGATTTCACAGAAGCACAGATAATAGGCCTGCAGGCTAATGCTCCTACTATATTTTCACTTCTACTATCCGAGCCCCAACCTGAG GTTAGGGCTTCTGCTGTTTTTGCGTTAGGCACTTTACTTGATGTTGGATTTGATTCATCTAGAGATGTCGGAGATGATGAacgtgatgatgatgaaaaagttGGGGCTGAAATTAGTATTGTTAAAAGCCTTTTAAATGTTGTTTCAGATGGAAGTCCGTTGGTCAGGGCTGAGCTGGCAGTAG CTCTTTCACGGTTTGCATTTGGACATAATCGACATCTGAAATCTATTGCTGCTGCATATTGGAAACCACAGTCTAACTCCGTATTAAGCTCCCTGCCTTCATTTACTGTCAGGAGTTCAGTTAGTGGCTACAATACTCCTAACCAGTATTCACAAATTGGTCCTCTTTCAAGAGTGGGTGTTGACAGCCAACCTGCTTCAAGAGACGGCCGGGTTTCTTCTAGCAGCCCTCTTGCTACATCCGGGATAATGCATGGCTCACCACTATCCGATGACTCATCACAGCACTCCGACACTGGCCTGCTGAATGACTGCGTTACAAATGGTGTCGTGAACCACACGAAACCCCGACAGTTAGACAATGCCTTGTATTCACAATGTGTATCCGCCATGTGCACATTAGCAAAGGACCCTTCACCACGCATTTCAGGTTTGGGCCGACGTGTTCTTTCCATTATTGGGATTGAACAAGTGGTAACGAAGCCTGCCAAACCCAACTCTGGCGGTTCACGGGTGGGTGAATCTTCTGCTGCCGCAAATAGTTTTGCTGGATTAGCTCGTTCATCTTCTTGGTTTGATATGAATGGAG GTCATCTACCGTTGACATTCAGAACTCCTCCTGTTAGTCCTCCAAGACCAAGTTACTTGACAGGATTAGGAATGCGGAGGGTGTGTTCTCTTGAGTTCAGGCCACATTTAATGGATTCGGGGCTAGCCGACCCTCTTTTAGGTTGCCCAGGAGGTTCAGGGTCTTCAGAACGCAGTTTTCTTCCCCAATCAACCATTTATAACTGGAGCTGTAGTCATTTTTCAAAACCGCTTCTTACAGCAACTGATGGTACTGAAGAAGTTCAAGCTAGACGTGAAGACCGTGAAAAGTTTGCTCTTGAACACATCACCAAGTGCCAACATTCTT cTGGTAGTAGTCTTCACAATCCAATTGCTCGATGGGACACAAAATTTGAGACTGGAGCTAGAACAGCTTTGCTGCAACCTTTTTCCCCATTAGTAGTTGCTGCAGATGAGGGTGAATGCATCAG AGTTTGGAACTACGAGGAAGCAACATTGCTTAACAGTTTCAACAATCATGATAATCCTGACAAAGGGATATCAAAACTATGCTTGGTGAATGAGCTTGATGAAAGCTTACTGCTTGTTGGCTCGA GTGATGGAAGTGTACGCATATGGAAAGATTACACTTCTAAGGGTAAAGAGAAACTTGTAACTGCCTTCTCTGCTATTCATGGTCATAGACCTGGTGTTAGGAGTGTCAGTGCGGTTGTTGATTGGCAGCAGCAGTCTGGCTATATG TATGCTTCTGGTGAAATTTCATCGACCATGGTTTGGGACCTGGATAAAGAGCAACTTTTGAGTTCTATTCCTCTAGCATCAGATTGCAGCATTTCGGCACTG GCTGCTTCTCAAGTTCATGGTGGTCAATATGCAGCTGGCTTTGTAGATGGTTCTGTCAGACTATATGATATCCGAACACCTGATGG GCTTGTTTGTGTCACCCGACCGCACACTCATAGGGTAGATAGAGTTGGCGGTATAGAACGAGTTGTGGGAATTGGCTTTCAACCTGGACTTGAACCAGCTAAG ATTGTGAGTGCATCTCAAGCAGGAGATATTCAATTTTTTGATATCAGAAATCAAAGTGATGCCTACTTGACCATCGAAGCTCACCGTGGCTCATTGACGGCTCTAGCCATTCACAGGCATGCACCCCTTATAGCCAGTGGCTCAGCCAAACAATTGATCAAAGTCTTCAATCTTGAAGGTGATCAATTGGGTACCATTCGATACTCTCCAACATTTATGGCCCAAAAAATAGGATCTGTAAGTTGTCTAGCTTTCCACCCCTATCAAATCTTATTGGCAGCCGGGGCTGCCGATGCCTGTGTTTCCATCTATGCTGATGAAATATTGCCACCAAGATAA
- the LOC122607579 gene encoding regulatory-associated protein of TOR 1 isoform X1 codes for MKLMALGDLMESRFSQHSHSHAHISSVYRTSSIDSSQYNVNVNVVQDVIVDADRDRERDRDRDSSSESVVGVQRREDSETVVSSNISYGNVNGNGIAATTSMAYLPQNIVLSELRHDAFEACTPSGPAESGLVSKWRPKDRMKTGCVALVLCLNISVDPPDVIKISPCARMECWIDPFSMAPQKALDTIGKTLSFQYERWQPKAKYKTQLDPTVEEVKKLCTTCRKYAKSERVLFHYNGHGVPKPTANGEIWFFNRSYTQYIPLPISDLDSWLKTPSIYVFDCSAAGMIVNAFIELQDWNLASSSGSSPRDCILLAACEAHETLPQSHEFPADVFTSCLTTPIKIALRWFCTRSLLHESLDYSLIDRIPGRQTDRKTLLGELNWIFTAVTDTIAWNVLPHDLFQRLFRQDLLVASLFRNFLLAERIMRSANCSPVSYPMLPPTHQHHMWDAWDMAAEICLSQLPSLLEDPNAEFQPSPFFTEQLTAFEVWLDHGSEHKKPPEQLPIVLQVLLSQCHRFRALVLLGRFLDMGPWAVDLALSVGIFPYVLKLLQTTTPELRQILVFIWTKILALDKSCQVDLVKDGGHTYFIRFLDSVEAYPEQRAMAAFVLTVIVDGHRKGQEACIEANLIHVCLRHLQGGSAPNDTQTEPLFLQWLCLCLGKLWEDFTEAQIIGLQANAPTIFSLLLSEPQPEVRASAVFALGTLLDVGFDSSRDVGDDERDDDEKVGAEISIVKSLLNVVSDGSPLVRAELAVALSRFAFGHNRHLKSIAAAYWKPQSNSVLSSLPSFTVRSSVSGYNTPNQYSQIGPLSRVGVDSQPASRDGRVSSSSPLATSGIMHGSPLSDDSSQHSDTGLLNDCVTNGVVNHTKPRQLDNALYSQCVSAMCTLAKDPSPRISGLGRRVLSIIGIEQVVTKPAKPNSGGSRVGESSAAANSFAGLARSSSWFDMNGGTGHLPLTFRTPPVSPPRPSYLTGLGMRRVCSLEFRPHLMDSGLADPLLGCPGGSGSSERSFLPQSTIYNWSCSHFSKPLLTATDGTEEVQARREDREKFALEHITKCQHSSGSSLHNPIARWDTKFETGARTALLQPFSPLVVAADEGECIRVWNYEEATLLNSFNNHDNPDKGISKLCLVNELDESLLLVGSSDGSVRIWKDYTSKGKEKLVTAFSAIHGHRPGVRSVSAVVDWQQQSGYMYASGEISSTMVWDLDKEQLLSSIPLASDCSISALAASQVHGGQYAAGFVDGSVRLYDIRTPDGLVCVTRPHTHRVDRVGGIERVVGIGFQPGLEPAKIVSASQAGDIQFFDIRNQSDAYLTIEAHRGSLTALAIHRHAPLIASGSAKQLIKVFNLEGDQLGTIRYSPTFMAQKIGSVSCLAFHPYQILLAAGAADACVSIYADEILPPR; via the exons ATGAAATTGATGGCATTAGGAGATTTAATGGAATCTAGGTTTTCGCAACATTCGCATTCTCATGCTCATATAAGTAGTGTGTATCGGACGAGTTCGATTGATTCGTCGCAGTataatgttaatgttaatgttgTTCAAGATGTAATTGTGGATGCTGATAGGGATAGAGAAAGGGATAGAGATAGGGATAGTAGTTCGGAATCGGTTGTTGGAGTGCAACGAAGGGAAGATTCCGAGACGGTTGTTAGTAGTAATATTAGTTATGGAAATGTGAATGGGAATGGGATTGCAGCTACAACAAGTATGGCTTATTTGCCTCAAAATATTGTTTTGTCTGAGCTTAGACATGATGCTTTTGAAGCTTGTACTCCTTCGGGTCCTGCTGAAAGTGGGTTGGTTTCGAAATGGCGACCTAAAGATCGG ATGAAAACAGGATGTGTTGCTCTAGTTTTATGTTTGAATATCAGTGTGGACCCACCTGATGTTATAAAGATCTCACCTTGTGCCAGAATGGAGTGCTGGATAG ATCCATTCTCTATGGCCCCACAAAAAGCACTTGATACAATTGGGAAAACATTGAGTTTTCAGTATGAAAGGTGGCAACCCAAG GCCAAATACAAGACGCAGTTAGATCCAACTGTGGAAGAAGTGAAGAAACTGTGTACTACATGTCGCAAGTATGCCAAATCTGAAAGAGTTTTATTCCATTACAATGGTCATGGCGTACCTAAGCCAACTGCCAATGGTGAAATTTGGTTTTTTAACAGG AGTTATACACAGTATATTCCTTTGCCTATCAGCGACCTTGACTCATGGTTGAAGACTCCatccatatatgtgtttgaTTGCTCTGCTGCTGGGATGATTGTTAATGCTTTTATAGAG CTCCAGGATTGGAACCTCGCAAGCTCTTCTGGAAGTTCACCACGAGACTGTATTCTTCTTGCAGCTTGTGAGGCTCATGAGACCCTTCCACAAAGTCACGAGTTTCCTGCTGATGTGTTTACTTCATGTCTCACGACTCCTATCAAGATCGCATTGAGATG GTTCTGCACCCGTTCGTTACTACACGAGTCACTTGATTACTCGCTTATAGACCGAATACCTGGCCGTCAAACTGACCGTAAGACACTTCTTGGTGAGCTGAACTGGATTTTTACTGCCGTTACAGACACAATTGCCTGGAATGTTCTTCCACATG ATTTATTTCAAAGATTATTCAGGCAAGATCTGTTGGTCGCTAGTTTGTTTCGGAACTTTTTACTTGCAGAAAGAATTATGCGTTCTGCAAATTGTTCACCTGTATCTTATCCAATGCTGCCTCCAACTCATCAACACCATATGTG GGATGCATGGGACATGGCAGCTGAAATCTGCCTTTCCCAGCTCCCATCGTTGCTTGAGGATCCTAATGCGGAATTTCAG CCAAGTCCGTTTTTCACGGAACAATTAACCGCATTTGAGGTGTGGCTAGATCATGGGTCTGAACACAAGAAACCACCTGAACAGTTGCCTATTGTTCTTCAG GTTTTACTCAGTCAATGCCATAGGTTTCGTGCTCTTGTGCTTCTTGGAAGATTTCTTGATATGGGTCCATGGGCTGTTGATTTG GCTTTGTCGGTTGGAATATTTCCATATGTCCTGAAGCTATTACAAACAACTACACCTGAACTTCGACAAATTCTTGTGTTTATCTGGACAAAGATCCTAGCGCTTGATAAG TCATGCCAGGTGGATCTGGTGAAGGATGGTGGCCACACATATTTTATCAGGTTTTTGGATAGTGTGGAAGCATACCCTGAACAACGGGCTATGGCTGCATTTGTTTTGACTGTCATTGTGGATGGACATCGAAAGGGTCAAGAAGCGTGTATTGAAGCTAACTTAATCCATGTGTGCTTGAGACATCTTCAAGGCGGTTCAGCCCCGAATGACACACAAACTGAGCCACTGTTTTTACAGTGGTTATGTCTTTGTCTGGGAAAGCTGTGGGAAGATTTCACAGAAGCACAGATAATAGGCCTGCAGGCTAATGCTCCTACTATATTTTCACTTCTACTATCCGAGCCCCAACCTGAG GTTAGGGCTTCTGCTGTTTTTGCGTTAGGCACTTTACTTGATGTTGGATTTGATTCATCTAGAGATGTCGGAGATGATGAacgtgatgatgatgaaaaagttGGGGCTGAAATTAGTATTGTTAAAAGCCTTTTAAATGTTGTTTCAGATGGAAGTCCGTTGGTCAGGGCTGAGCTGGCAGTAG CTCTTTCACGGTTTGCATTTGGACATAATCGACATCTGAAATCTATTGCTGCTGCATATTGGAAACCACAGTCTAACTCCGTATTAAGCTCCCTGCCTTCATTTACTGTCAGGAGTTCAGTTAGTGGCTACAATACTCCTAACCAGTATTCACAAATTGGTCCTCTTTCAAGAGTGGGTGTTGACAGCCAACCTGCTTCAAGAGACGGCCGGGTTTCTTCTAGCAGCCCTCTTGCTACATCCGGGATAATGCATGGCTCACCACTATCCGATGACTCATCACAGCACTCCGACACTGGCCTGCTGAATGACTGCGTTACAAATGGTGTCGTGAACCACACGAAACCCCGACAGTTAGACAATGCCTTGTATTCACAATGTGTATCCGCCATGTGCACATTAGCAAAGGACCCTTCACCACGCATTTCAGGTTTGGGCCGACGTGTTCTTTCCATTATTGGGATTGAACAAGTGGTAACGAAGCCTGCCAAACCCAACTCTGGCGGTTCACGGGTGGGTGAATCTTCTGCTGCCGCAAATAGTTTTGCTGGATTAGCTCGTTCATCTTCTTGGTTTGATATGAATGGAGGTACAG GTCATCTACCGTTGACATTCAGAACTCCTCCTGTTAGTCCTCCAAGACCAAGTTACTTGACAGGATTAGGAATGCGGAGGGTGTGTTCTCTTGAGTTCAGGCCACATTTAATGGATTCGGGGCTAGCCGACCCTCTTTTAGGTTGCCCAGGAGGTTCAGGGTCTTCAGAACGCAGTTTTCTTCCCCAATCAACCATTTATAACTGGAGCTGTAGTCATTTTTCAAAACCGCTTCTTACAGCAACTGATGGTACTGAAGAAGTTCAAGCTAGACGTGAAGACCGTGAAAAGTTTGCTCTTGAACACATCACCAAGTGCCAACATTCTT cTGGTAGTAGTCTTCACAATCCAATTGCTCGATGGGACACAAAATTTGAGACTGGAGCTAGAACAGCTTTGCTGCAACCTTTTTCCCCATTAGTAGTTGCTGCAGATGAGGGTGAATGCATCAG AGTTTGGAACTACGAGGAAGCAACATTGCTTAACAGTTTCAACAATCATGATAATCCTGACAAAGGGATATCAAAACTATGCTTGGTGAATGAGCTTGATGAAAGCTTACTGCTTGTTGGCTCGA GTGATGGAAGTGTACGCATATGGAAAGATTACACTTCTAAGGGTAAAGAGAAACTTGTAACTGCCTTCTCTGCTATTCATGGTCATAGACCTGGTGTTAGGAGTGTCAGTGCGGTTGTTGATTGGCAGCAGCAGTCTGGCTATATG TATGCTTCTGGTGAAATTTCATCGACCATGGTTTGGGACCTGGATAAAGAGCAACTTTTGAGTTCTATTCCTCTAGCATCAGATTGCAGCATTTCGGCACTG GCTGCTTCTCAAGTTCATGGTGGTCAATATGCAGCTGGCTTTGTAGATGGTTCTGTCAGACTATATGATATCCGAACACCTGATGG GCTTGTTTGTGTCACCCGACCGCACACTCATAGGGTAGATAGAGTTGGCGGTATAGAACGAGTTGTGGGAATTGGCTTTCAACCTGGACTTGAACCAGCTAAG ATTGTGAGTGCATCTCAAGCAGGAGATATTCAATTTTTTGATATCAGAAATCAAAGTGATGCCTACTTGACCATCGAAGCTCACCGTGGCTCATTGACGGCTCTAGCCATTCACAGGCATGCACCCCTTATAGCCAGTGGCTCAGCCAAACAATTGATCAAAGTCTTCAATCTTGAAGGTGATCAATTGGGTACCATTCGATACTCTCCAACATTTATGGCCCAAAAAATAGGATCTGTAAGTTGTCTAGCTTTCCACCCCTATCAAATCTTATTGGCAGCCGGGGCTGCCGATGCCTGTGTTTCCATCTATGCTGATGAAATATTGCCACCAAGATAA